The segment ACATGATAAGTTTGGGTGGGAAAGTCAGTGGTGCAAATATTGAAGTTCATGATGTGCAGTTTGCAGTTGCAGATCATATAGACAACACCATTGATTTAGTCAAAGCAAGCTGGTATGGCATGGAAGAAAAACTTCATATGGACAGTTATACGAAAATAAAAGGAGCAGATGGTTATGAGATAAAGCTATCAAAAGAAAAATCTAGTGAGAATAGAAAGCTGTTCTTTGTCTATCTGGGTGGCTATGACAAGGATACGACTCAAGAATTGCACCGAGTGGCGTTTTTTGTAGCTGAAACAGCTCAAGAAGCAAAGCATAAAGCTTTAAAAGAAATTGAGATGTTTGAAGAAGAATGGCATATTGATCAAGTTGTTGACGTTGAAGCATGCCTTTTACACAGAGAGGGAGAAAAGT is part of the Clostridiisalibacter paucivorans DSM 22131 genome and harbors:
- a CDS encoding DUF1543 domain-containing protein, whose translation is MNLYMISLGGKVSGANIEVHDVQFAVADHIDNTIDLVKASWYGMEEKLHMDSYTKIKGADGYEIKLSKEKSSENRKLFFVYLGGYDKDTTQELHRVAFFVAETAQEAKHKALKEIEMFEEEWHIDQVVDVEACLLHREGEKYYITLDESKVDFDLNPDWLGYRRLDRE